From Spartinivicinus ruber, the proteins below share one genomic window:
- a CDS encoding site-specific integrase, whose protein sequence is MSIFSMKDIDPNVRKPKYSADFSKNEEKTIISYDSANKPYSLYSDDKWKFISARDLNFQGLTGYFKETTKKLIYGVLFTEKKLYSSNFIQKNIIESAINFQKLIIKTGGSSFTFIDDDSNFRKLVIEAKKKKLKLKTWKNYLVFISKLHEKSFICRDIGNAEKLAIELAGHNLSVQQSMAIPERIAAKYFDYALKVITRYHPYRYAISRAYQNLFIEYKKSSSIWKTQANSKKYAVRNVEHNIPFSDFVLDLSGSWLSWLRGACYFVIAGFTGCRDGEIKSFNLASYEEKQYADVTIPIVYGEDSKPNHAGISRRISWVTIPAVKLAIELLWYSFEFARNEWREKGKNITHLDDRKKFLQKVDKIFLTLPHIATTHPSAGRQALSNSLENFAKSVDCRLTKEDIEEFNRLNPTRKGQLKVGDILIPHPHGFRRTFAVFLVRNRLGSLMELKYQFKHMNVAMTAWYSNQAEIAGYFDMMTDRDLINIIEEENHEFMTDTLYYIYNEAETLSGIEGKRILDARLSSPTTIYLSRDEISRQVKEGQMSIIEHPGGHCTNPSCNRICNMQTCRFKVVTKEKAINLVPERERLVKKFLTLKKWQVKQPNIMSKIYYDIKSIEQCFKDHDIPFTPFIDTIDVTML, encoded by the coding sequence ATGAGTATCTTTTCTATGAAAGATATAGACCCAAATGTTCGTAAGCCAAAGTATAGTGCTGATTTCTCAAAAAACGAAGAAAAAACTATAATATCATATGACTCTGCAAATAAGCCATACAGCCTATACTCTGATGACAAATGGAAATTTATTAGTGCAAGAGACTTAAATTTTCAAGGGTTGACAGGATATTTTAAAGAAACAACAAAAAAATTGATCTATGGAGTACTTTTTACTGAAAAAAAACTCTATAGTAGTAACTTTATCCAGAAAAACATAATAGAAAGCGCTATAAATTTTCAAAAACTAATCATAAAGACTGGCGGAAGTAGCTTTACATTCATAGATGATGACAGTAATTTTAGAAAGCTAGTTATCGAGGCCAAGAAAAAAAAATTAAAACTCAAAACCTGGAAAAATTATTTAGTTTTCATATCCAAACTCCACGAAAAATCATTTATATGTCGTGACATAGGAAATGCTGAAAAATTAGCAATAGAGTTAGCTGGCCATAACCTTTCAGTACAACAATCAATGGCTATTCCAGAAAGGATAGCAGCTAAGTATTTTGATTATGCTTTAAAGGTTATTACTAGGTATCACCCTTACAGATATGCTATTAGCAGAGCATATCAAAATTTATTCATCGAATATAAAAAATCCTCATCTATTTGGAAAACACAAGCAAATTCAAAAAAATATGCTGTTAGAAATGTTGAACACAACATTCCATTCAGTGACTTTGTATTAGACTTATCAGGAAGTTGGCTTTCCTGGCTTAGAGGTGCCTGTTACTTTGTGATAGCAGGTTTCACAGGGTGTAGGGATGGAGAAATAAAGTCATTTAACTTGGCATCATATGAAGAGAAGCAATATGCAGACGTAACGATACCCATTGTATATGGTGAAGACTCTAAGCCCAATCATGCGGGTATTTCTAGACGGATATCTTGGGTAACTATACCTGCTGTCAAGCTTGCAATAGAACTGTTATGGTACAGTTTTGAGTTTGCAAGAAATGAATGGAGGGAAAAAGGAAAAAATATTACGCACCTTGATGATAGAAAGAAATTTTTACAGAAGGTTGATAAAATATTTTTAACATTACCTCATATTGCAACTACACACCCCTCAGCTGGAAGGCAAGCATTAAGCAACTCATTAGAAAATTTTGCGAAGTCAGTAGATTGCAGGTTAACGAAAGAAGATATTGAAGAGTTTAATCGACTAAACCCTACACGAAAAGGACAACTCAAGGTTGGTGATATACTAATACCACATCCTCATGGGTTCAGAAGAACATTTGCTGTATTTTTAGTCAGGAATCGCCTCGGTTCACTAATGGAACTGAAATATCAGTTTAAACACATGAATGTTGCAATGACAGCTTGGTACTCTAATCAAGCAGAAATTGCTGGTTATTTTGATATGATGACTGATAGAGACCTGATCAATATCATAGAAGAAGAAAACCATGAGTTTATGACTGATACTCTTTACTATATTTACAATGAAGCGGAAACACTCTCAGGCATAGAGGGTAAAAGAATTTTAGATGCCAGGCTGAGCAGCCCTACTACCATATACCTCAGTAGAGATGAAATATCACGTCAGGTTAAAGAAGGGCAAATGTCAATAATTGAGCACCCTGGTGGACATTGTACAAACCCAAGTTGTAATCGAATTTGTAATATGCAAACTTGCCGATTCAAAGTGGTTACCAAGGAAAAAGCTATTAATTTAGTACCTGAACGAGAGCGATTAGTAAAGAAGTTCCTTACCCTAAAAAAATGGCAGGTAAAACAACCCAATATCATGTCAAAAATATATTATGATATTAAGTCCATTGAACAATGCTTCAAAGACCATGATATTCCATTTACTCCTTTTATTGACACCATTGATGTTACAATGCTATAG